From the Prunus dulcis chromosome 4, ALMONDv2, whole genome shotgun sequence genome, one window contains:
- the LOC117625559 gene encoding reticuline oxidase-like, translated as MWFCVPCLAESPTHQLTCCLTLHDINFTAFPASENDSAANNYYKLLNFSIQNLRFIDPTVPKPIAIILPESLEQLINSIFCSRQRSLEIRVRSGGHSYEGTSSVAEDGARFVIIDMMNLNRVSVDLETETAWVEGGATLGETYHAIAKASLVHGFSAGSCPTVGVGGHIAGGGFGLMSRKYGLAADNVVDALLVDAEGRLLDREGMGDDVFWAIRGGGGGVWGVVYSWKIQLLKVPQIVTAFVVSRPGEKRHVAKLVDKWQNVSPYLEDDFYISCFVGAGLPEAKNATSPSGISATFKGFYLGPRSTAMSILNQAFPDLGITQDDCTEMSWIESVVFFSGLSKGSPVSDLRNRYLQEKGFFKAKSDYVRTPISQAGIEAALEILEEEPKGYIILDPYGGIMHHVSSESIAFPHRKGNLFTIQYLVEWKEEDNYKKDDYIDWIRRLYNSMTQFVSWDPRAAYINYVDLDLGTMRFIDPSVTTKDAVEIARDWGEKYFLNNYNRLVKAKTLIDPSNVFRNQQGIPPMSLAVLSSVLHAEI; from the coding sequence ATGTGGTTTTGCGTTCCTTGTTTAGCTGAATCCCCCACACACCAACTCACTTGTTGTTTGACTCTTCATGACATCAACTTCACTGCATTCCCTGCCTCGGAAAATGACTCTGCAGCTAATAATTACTATAAGTTGCTCAATTTTTCCATTCAAAATCTTCGTTTTATTGATCCCACAGTTCCTAAGCCAATTGCCATCATACTTCCCGAGAGCCTTGAGCAGCTAATAAACTCTATATTTTGCTCTAGACAACGGTCGTTGGAAATTAGAGTACGGAGTGGAGGACACAGCTATGAAGGCACATCGTCCGTTGCCGAGGATGGAGCTCGGTTTGTGATCATCGACATGATGAATTTGAACCGGGTTTCGGTGGATTTGGAAACTGAAACGGCGTGGGTGGAAGGAGGTGCAACGCTGGGTGAGACGTACCATGCAATTGCTAAAGCAAGCCTTGTTCATGGGTTCTCAGCCGGGTCATGCCCAACTGTGGGGGTTGGTGGCCATATTGCCGGTGGTGGGTTCGGGCTAATGTCAAGAAAGTATGGGCTCGCGGCGGATAATGTGGTGGACGCACTTCTTGTCGATGCGGAGGGACGGTTGTTAGACCGAGAAGGCATGGGAGATGATGTGTTTTGGGCTATTAGAGGAGGTGGTGGGGGTGTTTGGGGAGTTGTCTATTCTTGGAAAATCCAACTCTTGAAAGTGCCACAAATTGTAACTGCCTTTGTTGTGTCTAGACCAGGCGAAAAAAGGCATGTAGCAAAGCTAGTAGATAAGTGGCAAAACGTTTCACCTTACTTGGAAGACGACTTCTACATTTCATGTTTTGTTGGTGCTGGATTGCCAGAAGCCAAGAATGCCACAAGCCCTAGTGGAATATCAGCCACATTTAAAGGGTTTTATCTAGGCCCAAGAAGCACTGCCATGTCTATCCTAAATCAAGCTTTCCCTGACTTGGGTATTACACAAGATGATTGTACCGAAATGAGTTGGATCGAGTCCGTTGTGTTCTTCTCCGGCCTAAGTAAGGGCAGCCCAGTTTCTGACTTGAGAAATCGGTATTTGCAAGAAAAAGGGTTTTTCAAAGCCAAATCTGACTACGTCAGAACCCCGATTTCTCAAGCTGGAATAGAAGCTGCGCTAGAAATACTTGAGGAGGAACCCAAAGGGTACATCATCTTAGACCCGTATGGTGGGATTATGCACCATGTGAGCAGCGAGTCCATTGCTTTTCCTCACAGAAAAGGCAATCTCTTTACAATTCAGTACCTGGTGGAgtggaaagaagaagacaattACAAAAAAGATGACTACATAGATTGGATAAGAAGATTATACAATTCAATGACACAATTTGTGTCATGGGATCCAAGGGCTGCTTATATCAATTACGTTGACCTTGACCTCGGAACGATGCGTTTTATTGACCCTAGTGTTACAACTAAGGATGCTGTGGAGATTGCTAGGGATTGGGGTGAGAAGTACTTCTTGAACAACTACAACAGACTGGTCAAAGCAAAAACACTTATTGATCCAAGCAATGTTTTCAGAAACCAACAAGGGATCCCTCCAATGTCTTTGGCGGTTCTCAGTTCAGTTCTGCATGCTGAGATTTGA